From the Robertmurraya sp. FSL R5-0851 genome, the window CCCTTTCCTTTTCTTGTTTAATATTTACTTCCTTACATTCTAAAAAATAAAGATGAAGAGTCTTTGCAGAAATAGTAGCAATTGAGTGAACATTGATTATAGGTTTTGAAAGTTAATCTAAAAAATATGGTCACTGCTTAAATTTCATAAAGTATTCAAGTTTTTTCGTTAAATTCTGCAAAAAATTATGAGATCTTATTTTTATAAAATTCTATGGGGTGACAGAAATGACAAAGGCTAAAAAGATTCTAGGTTTAATTCTTTTATTTGGAATTACAAGTTTAATAAGTTACTTTGCGATAATAACAATCGTTGGAGAAAAGCCAAAGGTTGAAAAGAAAGTAGTAGAAGAAGTTCAAACTGAAACAAGTCAAGTGAATAAGGGTAATAATGAGATAACAAAAACAGACAACCAAGGAGAAGTTACAATTAGTGTCACTCCATTACTTGAAAAAAGCGATGAAGAAAATTATGTATTCCTAGTAGAAATGAACACGCATTCGGTGGACTTATCAGAATTTGACTTAGACAACCTTACAGAAATTTCAATTGGGCAAAATGAAGAAGTTGGTAGTATTACTTGGGAACCATCCACTACTGAAAGTCATCATACTGAAGGATATATAAAAGTGAACGGAAACTGGAAGAGTGAGTTTCCATTTTTAGAATTGAAATTAAATAACATTAATGGGGTAAAGTCTAGAACATTTAAGTGGCTTCAGGAGGAGATTAGTCAATAAGATTTGAAAGCATCCAGAGGGGATTTAGATAAAAAAAGGGACTAATAAAAGTCCCTTTTCCTTAAAAATGAAAAGATACTTCAGTTAGTAGTGTCTTGAAGTGAATGCCAACGGTACCCAACACCCCATACAGTAATAAGATGCAAATCTACTGGATATGCTGCGTCCCTCATTTTGCCCCTTATATTTCTGATATAGGAATGTAAAGTTTTTGAGTCCACCTTATCTTTGTTCCCCCACACAGCTAAAACGAGCTCTTCATTTGTAAACACTTTTTCAGGTTTTTGTAGAAGGACCCCAATTATATTGAACTCTTTCGGGGCCAGCGGTATTACTTTTTGCTGGTATTTTAGCTCTAATAATCTCTTGTCCCATACTAATTGGTTTAATTCAACTATTTGTTTGTCGTTTCCAGATCGTCTTAAAACTGCTTCTATACGGGCACTAAATTCTTCTTGATAAACGTTACCATATAAATAATCATCTGCCCCCATATTAAGAGATTTAATCCCTTCCTCTTTACTTCCTATTATGGACTTAACGATGATAGGAGTATTTGAAAATTCTCTAATTTGCATACATAAGTGGACGGGGTTTGGATCTATAATAATGATAAGTTCAACTGAGCCCTTCTTAATAAGGGCATATGCGTCTTCTAAAGATTCTTTTGTAATAATTAAATAATTTCCATGTAAGTGTAGATAATATTCTACACTGATTTTCTGTACATCTCCTATAAAAAGTATAGTTGCTATTTATCTCACCCCTTGAATATTTATTTGAGATATGGCTGATTTAAAAATCACCTTAACCGTGGGCTTGTATTAATATCTTTTGTTCGTTTTTACAGTAATTTAGTGCCAATAGCATCCCACATGTAAAACCTGCTAATCTACGTAACTCTATGGGTAATGATATTTTCCTATAACTATAAATACATTGGTTTAAAGTAGGGTTAGAATGCTGTTTAACAATAACAATTCTGTTACCTTCTCTGTATAAAGAAAGGAATTGTCCTTCCATAATATTAAGCTCATCCTCGACTTCTTTTGGAATTGAAATTTGACCGGTTTTTAGTAAACGTCTACAGTACAACGAGTACACCTACCCCTATAATTCATTAGATTTTTATAGTTTATAAGAAAATTGTTGAGAAACTATGCAGATTGAAATGGTATTTAAAGGCGTTATAGGAAAGATGGAAGAAAAAAACGATTTTTTTATTA encodes:
- a CDS encoding response regulator transcription factor; translation: MGADDYLYGNVYQEEFSARIEAVLRRSGNDKQIVELNQLVWDKRLLELKYQQKVIPLAPKEFNIIGVLLQKPEKVFTNEELVLAVWGNKDKVDSKTLHSYIRNIRGKMRDAAYPVDLHLITVWGVGYRWHSLQDTTN
- a CDS encoding AbrB/MazE/SpoVT family DNA-binding domain-containing protein; amino-acid sequence: MYSLYCRRLLKTGQISIPKEVEDELNIMEGQFLSLYREGNRIVIVKQHSNPTLNQCIYSYRKISLPIELRRLAGFTCGMLLALNYCKNEQKILIQAHG